The proteins below are encoded in one region of Gopherus flavomarginatus isolate rGopFla2 chromosome 12, rGopFla2.mat.asm, whole genome shotgun sequence:
- the OTOP2 gene encoding proton channel OTOP2, producing the protein MTEEPVRTDSEICREDSIMGSGQREDKDSTAPSPTGSLRHHPHSPPLTHNPKEIWKKGGRMFSVLLAINLVLLACTLVSSAAFNKVAVHDYDVFFMLTIIMLICIAWILFYLIVTAKRRDAILYKDSHAGPVWLRGGLVLFAIFTLVMDVFKTGYYSSFLNCLSAIKIIYPLVQAVFVIIQTYFLWISAKDCIHVHLDVTRCGLMLTLTTNLAVWMSAVTDESVHKAHTKFQNVTEGTHRWIMKAGTASGSTESCSCDSQICQIFQSGYFWLYPFNIEYSLFASAMLYVMWKNVGRLIDHHTHHIHHLKFRLFRRTFFVGIILGLFILVSGLAVLIIYEVQVNSSSQPDKKNEALIMYYTFNIVCLSLMSLVCIGGSIVYRFDKRDMDHHKNPTRTLDMALLLGAALGQYAISYYSIVAVVASTPRDAISALNLTYSLLMIAQHTFQNIFIIEGLHRQPPEDDHKIHPHQKDLYGLTFVNINAVSLRVPESGSAQPSPLPHSQGAVAIQPSDVVQSIMVPKKVKWRRKFLKEISLFLLLCNIILWIMPAFGARPQFDNDKELNFYGYSMWAAIVDICLPFGIFYRMHAVASLLEVYIMS; encoded by the exons ATGACAGAGGAGCCTGTGCGGACAGACAGTGAGATCTGTCGCGAAGACTCCATCATGGGTTCCGGTCAGAGAGAAGACAAGGACAGCACGGCCCCCAGCCCAACAGGCTCCTTGCGTCACCATCCGCACTCGCCTCCCTTGACACACAACCCCAAGGAGATCTGGAAGAAAGGAGGCCGCATGTTCTCGGTCCTGCTGGCCATCAATTTGGTGCTACTGGCCTGCACCCTGGTGAGCAGTGCGGCCTTCAACAAGGTAGCTGTGCACGACTACGACGTGTTTTTCATGCTGACCATCATAATGCTGATCTGCATTGCCTGGATCCTCTTCTACCTCATCGTCACCGCCAAGCGCCGGGACGCCATCCTCTACAAGGACTCCCATGCAGGACCTGTCTGGCTGAGAG GAGGCCTGGTTTTGTTTGCCATTTTCACTCTCGTGATGGACGTGTTTAAAACTGGGTATTACTCCAGCTTCCTCAACTGCCTGTCTGCCATCAAAATCATCTACCCTCTCGTGCAGGCTGTGTTCGTAATCATCCAG ACATACTTTCTGTGGATTTCTGCCAAAGACTGCATTCACGTGCACCTGGACGTTACCAG GTGTGGCTTGATGCTGACGTTGACCACTAACCTAGCCGTGTGGATGTCGGCCGTAACAGATGAGTCCGTGCATAAAGCACACACGAAATTCCAGAACGTAACAGAAGGAACACACAGATGGATCATGAAAG CTGGAACCGCAAGTGGCTCAACAGAAAGCTGTAGCTGTGACAGCCAAATTTGCCAGATCTTCCAGAGTGGCTACTTTTGGTTGTATCCCTTCAACATTGAGTACAGTCTTTTTGCCTCTGCCATGCTGTATGTGATGTGGAAGAATGTTGGACGCCTCATAGACCACCACACCCACCACATCCACCACCTGAAGTTCAGGCTCTTCAGAAGGACCTTCTTTGTGGGCATCATTTTGGGGCTGTTCATACTAGTGAGCGGCCTGGCTGTCCTCATTATTTATGAGGTGCAGGTGAATAGCAGCAGCCAGCCAGACAAGAAGAACGAAGCACTCATCATGTATTACACCTTCAACATAGTTTGTCTGAGCCTGATGTCTCTTGTCTGCATCGGAGGTTCCATTGTCTACAGGTTTGATAAGAGAGACATGGACCACCACAAGAATCCAACCAGGACTTTGGACATGGCCTTATTGCTGGGGGCTGCGTTGGGGCAATATGCTATCTCCTACTATTCCATTGTGGCTGTGGTGGCCAGCACTCCAAGGGATGCAATAAGTGCCCTCAACTTGACCTACTCGCTGCTGATGATCGCCCAGCACACCTTCCAGAACATCTTCATCATCGAAGGCCTTCATCGGCAGCCCCCAGAAGACGACCACAAAATTCATCCTCACCAGAAGGACCTATATGGACTCACCTTTGTCAACATCAATGCCGTATCCCTCCGCGTCCCCGAAAGCGGCAGTGCCCAGCCATCCCCCTTGCCCCACAGTCAAGGTGCGGTAGCAATCCAGCCTTCAGACGTGGTGCAGTCCATAATGGTCCCCAAGAAGGTGAAATGGAGGAGGAAGTTCCTAAAGGAGATCTCCTTGTTCCTGCTCCTGTGCAACATAATT CTCTGGATCATGCCAGCATTCGGCGCCCGGCCACAGTTCGACAATGACAAGGAACTCAACTTCTACGGCTACTCGATGTGGGCTGCCATTGTGGACATTTGCCTGCCCTTCGGGATCTTCTACCGCATGCACGCAGTGGCCAGCCTGCTGGAGGTCTACATCATGTCTTAA